The stretch of DNA TCAACTCGCTGACGGTAAGACCAGCATACTTCGCCTTCCAGTTGTAATAGGTGGCGTCGCTCATCCCGTACTTGCGACAAAGATCAGCGACCCTGGCCCCGGCTTAACTTTCCCGGAGCACGGCTATGATCTGTTCCTCAGTATACTGTCTTGCTTTCATGAGTCCTCCTGGTTTATTTATTATACCGGAAGACTCTAACTCATGGTGTGACTGTTTTCGGTGGAAAGGTCAATGCTCTCCCACTCAATTCAATATCAACTAAGCTTATCCAGAGTGATTATCTCATCCTTCTTAATTGCAGCAATCAACCTCTTGCCAACTATTGAATCTTCTTGACGTGGGTCTAGCCCCACACCTGAACGCTTGAATAGTAAATGCTTTGCCTCTAGGCAAGTACCCTCCGACAAGTCACATTGGGCCACAATACTACGCCTCATCTGGCTGCGGTCAGCTAATTCACCAGAAGCAAGCACTCTTTCCGAGGTACCCTTAACGACATCAGCGAGACGCACCAATTGCACACACCTTTCCATCGCATCAGGCGCGAGACAAACCTCCCAGTCAGGTCCTCGCCAGCCAAGCTGTGGTGCTAGGTGTTTGGTGATAACGGCTGCTCCATTCGCTACGGCTAACGCTGGCACAATCTCACTTGACGTATGATCAGTAAAACCAACGGGCAAGTGATACCGATCACGTAAATAATTAACGGTGGATAGCGAGACCTGTTTTTCTGGAACTCCGCGTCCTGAACCGGTAGCCATCACATGCTGGCCATGCAATAGGCAGAACGAACCACACTTTCGATGCAACAGACGATCAACAGCCCAGTCAATATCGTCAATGGATGACATAGCCGTACCAACCATAAATGGCACTCCTGTTTCAGCGATAGCATCCAGCATGCGGGGATTCACCAAATCAGAGGAGTTGATATCCAATAAGGGGTATCCAGCTTCAACAAGTTGTGTCACCAAATTGTCGCTCAACGGACTGCCCACAATAAGTAAATGGTATTCTTCCGCAATCATCCTCAAAGATACCAGCTGTTCCCGTGAAAATTCACGCGACTTGTAAACAGCATGAGCAGGGTGTGTGCGCACGTATAAATCATCGGCTATCGCAAATTGGAATTCAATCGCGTTAGCACCAGTTTGTGCTGTCAGTCCAATCATTCTTATAGCAAGTTCATAATTCCCCTCATTCGCCTGCCCCTCTTCAACCATAAAAAAGGTGGGATGACCATTCCCAATCACATGAGATCCAACTTTCATCTCGATCGGCATAGAAGTCCGCGCAATTTGCTCCGTCATAGTTAATACCTCTACTAACTACAGCCACTCAGTCTCTTAAGAAAATGCCAATTCCGAACATCCAGGATTTCTTGCTCAATCGAAATAACACAGTAAAACGCCATGACAACATATACAAATGATCGCCCAAGATACAATATCACGCTATGCTTCATCTATTCTCTTATTTTTCGAAGTAACAGCATAGTATCCACATTATCATTATTCAGGTATTTGAAATGCTCTTCCTTGACCAATGTCATGTTGCGAAATCGATTGAGAAAAAGCTTAGCAAAGTCAGTTTTCCAGAGTAATTCAGCATGCCCCCGGTAGTCTATTTGGGTATACACATCAGAATAGTATTCAAAGCACCAGATATATTTTTTGGTACACCGGTATATTTCGTCTAGAACATTGGCAATATCATAAGGAGCTATGTGGATTAAAAGTCCGGAGGTAAAAACAAGATCAAAGTAACCATCCTTAAAGGGAATGTCGAAGGCAGAACCCTGGATTATGTTTATACCTTTAGTCCTGTTTTTCGATAGTTCGACGGCATAAGGCTGCAACTCAATATCGTATAGATTCTTGAATCCTATATTTTGTAGCAACAGTAACTGGTTCCCAATATTCGAGCCAACCTCTAAGACCGTTATATCTCTGTTAAGATCGCCAACAAACCTGGAATTCATCTCTGTGCGTGTAATTCCAAGACGCTCTTTGTATAACCGCTCTACTTCCTGCAAAGAAAGAGCATTGCGGTCGGTATAATCCTGTCCAAAATTACCCGCCCAGGCCTGCATCTGCTTCGTGAATTTATTCATGTCGGTAACCCCTCCTCACTATTTTCTATAGTGGTGTACAACCTTTCCCACCGCTTCAATTACATCCGCAATATCCTCATCATTCATCTTGGGGAAGAGGGGCAGGGTGATTGCCCGTTCATAATATCTCTCTGCTTTGGGATAGTCGCCTCTTTTATAACCAAATGTATTTTGATAAAAAGGGTGCAGGTGCAAGGGCATATAATGAACGTTTACCCCGATGTTTTCTGCCCTCAGCGCCTCAAATATTTCTTTTCTACCAGCCTTCAGGAACTCAGTCCCCAGTTGAATAGGATAGATATGATATGATGCTCTGACATCGCCCTTCTCAACAGGAGTTACGACCTCTTCCATCCCGGCGAAAGCGTCATTATACCTGGCGGCTATTTCCCTCCTTCTGCTAACAAAGCGGTCCAGCTTCTTAAGCTGGCTGATACCCAGAGCACATTGAAAATCGGTAATCCGGAAGTTATACCCTGGTTGGTATATCTCATAATACCAATTACCATTGACAAAACCGTTCTTTACTATACCATGATGCCTGAAGATTTTGAGCTTCTCATAGTATTCCCTATTATTGGTTAGAATTGCACCGCCTTCCCCGGTAGTAATATGCTTCACCGGGTGAAAGCTAAAGATGGTCATATCAGCTATACTACCAACCTTCTTCTCCTTATACTCGGCACCCAAAGCGTGACAGGCATCCTCAATCATAACTAATCCTTTCTCCTGGGCTATGGTCTTTATTTCAGTCAAATCAGCAGGGTGCCCGGCAAAATCCACCGCCAATATTGCCTTAGTCTTAGGCAATAATCTTTTGATAATCTCCTGAGGATCAACATTCAAGGTGTCCTCTCTTATGTCAGCAAATACCGGCTTACCGCCACAGTACACCACCGCGTTAGCAGTACCAGCAAAGGTAAGCGGCGTAGTTACCACCTCGTCACCTGCAGAGATGCCTGCTACAGCGCAGGCAGCATGGAGAGCAGCAGTACCACTGGAGACAGCTACGGCATATTTGGTTCCACAATATTCAGCTAGTCGGCCCTCAAATTCAGCAACTTTAGGCCCCTGGGTGATCCAATCGCTCTTGAGAACCCCGGCGACAGAGTCAATATCTTCATCACCAATCCACTGACGACCATATGGTAGAAGCTCACTCCTTACCGGAATGCCGCCATCTATTGCTAATCGTACCACTAAAGCTCCTTCAGCATTCCCTTAAGCTCATCTTTAGTCAACCACCAGCTATTGCTATCGCTGGTATATGTGAATCCTTCCGGGAGAAGCTTAGCTCCTTTAAGGTTATCCTTTTTCCAAAAGGAATGCTCAGGCTCAATAACGAAGTAGTCATCAAACTCCTTCGCATGTCTGGCTTCTTCCTCAGTCAATAGAATTTCATTGAGTTTCTCTCCAGGACGAATCCCAACAATCTCTCTTTCAACTCCCGGAGCGATCGCATCAGCTATATCAGTAACTCTCATACTGGGAATCTTAGGGACGAATATTTCACCACCACTCATTCTATCAAGACAGTCGATAAAAAAACGGACCCCTTGCTCCAGGGTAATCCAGAATCTCGTCATACGTTCGTCAGTAATAGTAACTCTACCATTATCCCTCTGCCCCAAAAAGAGGGGGACAATGCTACCCCGGCTACCAACCACATTGCCATATCTCACACAACCAAAGGCGGTCTTCCGCGGTCCGACATAAGAATTAGCCTGGAGGAAAAGCTTCTCAGCTACCAGCTTGGTTGCCCCGTAGAGATTTACCGGGTGTACTGCCTTATCGGTACTAATAACTATCACTTTTTCAACACCATTATCAATGGCAGCGTCAATAATATTAGACGCACCGTCTATATTTGTCTTCACTGCCTCAAGGGGGTTATATTCACAGGTTGGAACCTGCTTTAGTGCGGCGGCATGAATGATAATATCAACCCCGTTCATCGCCCGATACACTCTCTCTCGATCTCTCACATCGCCAATAAGGAAACGCAACCCGTGGTGATTGTTAAACTTTCGTTGCATTTCTTGTTGGAGAAATTCCCCGCGAGAGAATACCCTTATCACCTTCGGGGCATGATCTCGTAAAGCCACTTCGACAAACTTCTGCCCAAACGAGCCGGTTCCACCGGTAAGCAAAATCGTTTTGTTTTTCAGTATCATCAAAAAATCTCCGTTATTACTTTATGTCACCATTCCCTTTCATAAACCTTGATAGTAAAACCCCTTACCCTCCACTTCCTCCCTATCAAATACCCCCCTGACATCAATCAACACCGGATTATTGTTCATAATGTCCTTTAACGTGTCGGCCTTGATATTCCGAAAAGCAGAGTGCGCAATGGTGATAATGACACAATCAATTCCCCGCAGCTCTTCCAGATCGGAGACGGACTTGATACCAAATTCGCTCCGGATATCATCCAACAGGGGATCGTAGCCAAGTACTTCCACCCCGTACTCCCTGAGCCGTTTGATTATCTTCCCGGCCGGGCTTTCCCTGGTATCAGCGACATCCTGTTTATAAGAGAGTCCCATTATCAGCACCCGGGCACCCTTTACTACCTTGCCGGTGTTGATTAAGCCCTTGATAGCCAGCCTGGTAACATAATCGGGCATACCATCATTTATGGCACGCCCCGCCAGAATCACCTGCGGGTGGTAGCCCAGCTCCCTCGATTTATAGACCAGGTAGTAGGGGTCGACCGGTATGCAGTGACCGCCGACCAATCCCGGAGAGTAGCGGACGAAGTTCCACTTGGTCGCCGCCGCATCCAGAACATCTTTAGTGTTCAAGCCCATCTTCTCGAAGATGAGGACCAATTCGTTCATCAGGGCGATATTCAGGTCACGCTGGATGTTTTCGATCACCTTGGCTGCCTCGGCGGTCCTGATATCCCTGGCCCTGAAGATATGCGGCGTCAGCTTGCCGTATAGCCCGGTAACAATATCAGTTGTTTTTTCATCCATTCCGGAGACTATCTTGGTTACGTTCTCAATAGTATGCTCTTCGTCACCCGGGTTTATCCGCTCCGGGCAGTAGGCGATCCCGAAGTCCCGCCCGCACCTAAAGCCCGACTCTCCCTCCAGGATCGGCCTGACGACTTCTTCGGTCACACCGGGGTATACCGTGGACTCCAGTATCACGATACTGCCCCGTTTCATATTCCGCCCGGCAATTGCAGCGGCACTCTCGATATAAGACAAGTCAGGCTCCTTGGAACCGGTTACCGGCGTGGGGACACAGATAATAATAAAGTCAGCCCGGCCTATCTCCACGGGGTCGTCGATGAGAGTAAGATTTCCGTTATTATTGCCCTTCTTCAGCTTAGCCAGCTTCTTGCCGTCAACATCGAAGCCGATTACACTCAAGTGTTTGGAGAACGCTTCCGCCAGGGGCAGGCCGACATAGCCCAGACCAATGACGCATACAGTAGTATTGCCCGTCATAAAACCACCACTTACCTTCTTCTTTTCCATATCAGACAGCCGGTTTGCTCGTGACCATATTTGAATATACCGCTGATAGACATTTTACTACCGCGCTATCCTGATATCTACTGTTTTTCCGGATATTTTAAGGTTGTTTAGGAAACGTTTAGGCGGGGAAAATCGGGGGCAGCCGTTGAGGGTTTGCTGAGACTTGCTGCCGGTTGAATCCGGAATACTAATCATATATAATACAAATCGAGAGCGAGGCTGGAGGGATGGGATTTTCCCGGCGGAACACAATAGAAACGACCTCTTGCTTTAGTAAATTTCCGTCCGGATTTGAGGACAAGTCAGCTACGGTTTCGGGCGGTTAGCTCAGCGGTTAGAGCGCTTGCTTCACACGCAAGAGGTCACCGGTTCAAATCCAGTACCGCCCACCATGCCGAAGTGGCGGAATGGCAGACGCGCTACGTTCAGGGCGTAGTGTCCCAAAAGGGCGTGTGAGTTCAAATCTCACCTTCGGCATTATTGATCAAGCGCTTGTAGCTCAGTTGGATAGAGCGCAGCCCTGCGGAGGCTGAGGCCGTGGGTTCGAGCCCCGCCAAGCGCGCTATTAATGGGCGGTTAGCTCAGCTGGTTAGAGCGCCTGCTTTACACGCAGGAGGTCAGAGGTTCGAGTCCTCTACTGCCCACCACTGATTTAGCTTTAGAGTGTTCACAAGCTCCTACGAATACTCTAAAATCCTTCACCTATGGCGTCACCTCCGGAATGACCAGGTCAAGACCCTGCTCCGAAGGTATCACAATTACCTTGATATCTTCACCAAGTCTGTCGAGAAAGATATACTGTAGCACTTCCGGGGATAGAGATTCGGCAATAGCGGCATTGGCAGCAACCTGCGCATCGGTGACAATACGAATGTACTCGGCTTCACCTTCAGCCTTTGCTATCCGCGCGGCGGCTTCTCCCATTGCCTGGGCCTCTGCCTGTTCGGCCTCAACCTTCACCCGCTCCAACTTGTTCCTTGCCTCCCGTACCGCTTGCTCTGCGGCTACCTTAGCTTCGATAGCAGCAACAAAGGTATCGCTAAACTGAAACTCCGTTATCGATACTGCCTCAGTGATGATACCTCTCTGCAACAGCCGGGTCGACAGGCTCTGCTCGATAGCAGACTTAACCTCGTCACGCCTCAAGATGAGGTCCTCCGCATTGTATTTAGCTGTCACCTGCTTCACAGTTTCCTGGACAGCCGGGGCAGCGATTCTATCTATGTACCCCAATCCCAGTGTCCGATAGATTTCAGCAGTTGCCTCCGGCCGCAGCCGCCAGTTAAGGGCGATAGTGGTTCTCACATCTTGCAGATCAAGTGACGCGGCGGCGGCACCGGCCTCATATTTCTCGGTCTGTACCGACATTTTGATTACTGACTCGATAAACGGCAACTTTGCCTGTAAACCTTCTTCCAGTATGACGCCGGTAACGGCACCAAACCGGGTCACCACGCCACGATGACCGGCCGGTACAGTCACCAGTGAGCTGCCGATAATGCTGGAGATGATAATAACAAGCCCGATAATGCTGGCAATTTTACCCCTGTGCTGGTTATCAAAATCAGCCCCGTGTCTTCTCCAGAAATACAGACTAACAGAAGCAACAATAATACCGATAACAAGCAGTGCAATCATTTTTTCGTCTCCTTTTGATTAGGTAACGGAAATTTCCCAATTAGAACCACCGGATCGTGTTGCCACCTTAACACATACTTTATTCCATAATCAAGCCCAATTCCGACAGTTCAGTTTTCCCGGGTATTTTAACACGTTGCGGCATCTGCTAAACGCTTGACAAGCCTGTAATATCAGCGTAGTATTACTCCCCAAATAGAGCTTGCGTTAACGATTCGTAGCTGGGAAAGCATCTTTCTGAGTATTGAGGAAATTGCTATCATTTCATTACGGTGAGCCAAAATGTCGAGACTAATTAAGAAGACGTCCCAAAAGGCGGGGCTTCCCCCGGGCACCCTGGTGCATATCGGTGAAAGAAAGGCCGGCAAGGTCCGCATTACCATAATCGACTACGATGAGTTTAATCTGGAGGAGACCGAAGCAAGTACGGTTGAGGAATGCCTTCCCTACAAAGATAAACCGACCACTACCTGGATTAACATAGACGGCATCCACAAGACAGAGGTTATTGAGAAAATAGGCCAGCAGTTCGACTTGCACCCCCTTTTGCTGGAGGACATTGTCAACACAGGACAGCGCCCGAAGATGGAAGACTTTGGCGACTGTCTTTTTCTTGTCCTGAAGATGCTGAGCTACGCTGATGAGGACCACAAAATAGAAGCGGAACAGGTCAGCCTGATCCTGGGTCCGAACCTCGTCATATCCTTCCAGGAGCGTGAGGGCGACATCTTCGACACCATTAGAGAGAGAATCAGAAAGGGAAAGGGGCGGATCAGAAAAGCCGGGGCTGATTATCTCGCCTACATGCTGATAGACGCCGTAGTCGATAACTATTTCATAGTACTGGAGACCCTCGGGGAGGAGATCGAGGATATAGAAGCGGAGCTGGCAAGCAACCCAACCACGAAAATGCTACACAAAATACGCACCCTGAAGAACGAAATGCTATTCCTGCGCAAGTCATTGTGGCCGTTGAGAGAAGTCGTCAGCGGTTTGCAAAGGGGAGAATCAAGCCTGATCCAGCAAGCCACGCAAGTATAC from Dehalococcoidales bacterium encodes:
- the pseB gene encoding UDP-N-acetylglucosamine 4,6-dehydratase (inverting), with the translated sequence MILKNKTILLTGGTGSFGQKFVEVALRDHAPKVIRVFSRGEFLQQEMQRKFNNHHGLRFLIGDVRDRERVYRAMNGVDIIIHAAALKQVPTCEYNPLEAVKTNIDGASNIIDAAIDNGVEKVIVISTDKAVHPVNLYGATKLVAEKLFLQANSYVGPRKTAFGCVRYGNVVGSRGSIVPLFLGQRDNGRVTITDERMTRFWITLEQGVRFFIDCLDRMSGGEIFVPKIPSMRVTDIADAIAPGVEREIVGIRPGEKLNEILLTEEEARHAKEFDDYFVIEPEHSFWKKDNLKGAKLLPEGFTYTSDSNSWWLTKDELKGMLKEL
- the corA gene encoding magnesium/cobalt transporter CorA; protein product: MSRLIKKTSQKAGLPPGTLVHIGERKAGKVRITIIDYDEFNLEETEASTVEECLPYKDKPTTTWINIDGIHKTEVIEKIGQQFDLHPLLLEDIVNTGQRPKMEDFGDCLFLVLKMLSYADEDHKIEAEQVSLILGPNLVISFQEREGDIFDTIRERIRKGKGRIRKAGADYLAYMLIDAVVDNYFIVLETLGEEIEDIEAELASNPTTKMLHKIRTLKNEMLFLRKSLWPLREVVSGLQRGESSLIQQATQVYLRDVYDHTIQIIDTVETFRDMLSGMLDIYLSSVSNKMNEVMKVLTIFASIFIPLTFVAGIYGMNFEFMPELKWHWGYPVVLIVMSAIATALVIYFKRKKWL
- a CDS encoding nucleotide sugar dehydrogenase codes for the protein MEKKKVSGGFMTGNTTVCVIGLGYVGLPLAEAFSKHLSVIGFDVDGKKLAKLKKGNNNGNLTLIDDPVEIGRADFIIICVPTPVTGSKEPDLSYIESAAAIAGRNMKRGSIVILESTVYPGVTEEVVRPILEGESGFRCGRDFGIAYCPERINPGDEEHTIENVTKIVSGMDEKTTDIVTGLYGKLTPHIFRARDIRTAEAAKVIENIQRDLNIALMNELVLIFEKMGLNTKDVLDAAATKWNFVRYSPGLVGGHCIPVDPYYLVYKSRELGYHPQVILAGRAINDGMPDYVTRLAIKGLINTGKVVKGARVLIMGLSYKQDVADTRESPAGKIIKRLREYGVEVLGYDPLLDDIRSEFGIKSVSDLEELRGIDCVIITIAHSAFRNIKADTLKDIMNNNPVLIDVRGVFDREEVEGKGFYYQGL
- a CDS encoding N-acetylneuraminate synthase family protein, producing the protein MTEQIARTSMPIEMKVGSHVIGNGHPTFFMVEEGQANEGNYELAIRMIGLTAQTGANAIEFQFAIADDLYVRTHPAHAVYKSREFSREQLVSLRMIAEEYHLLIVGSPLSDNLVTQLVEAGYPLLDINSSDLVNPRMLDAIAETGVPFMVGTAMSSIDDIDWAVDRLLHRKCGSFCLLHGQHVMATGSGRGVPEKQVSLSTVNYLRDRYHLPVGFTDHTSSEIVPALAVANGAAVITKHLAPQLGWRGPDWEVCLAPDAMERCVQLVRLADVVKGTSERVLASGELADRSQMRRSIVAQCDLSEGTCLEAKHLLFKRSGVGLDPRQEDSIVGKRLIAAIKKDEIITLDKLS
- a CDS encoding prohibitin family protein, producing MIALLVIGIIVASVSLYFWRRHGADFDNQHRGKIASIIGLVIIISSIIGSSLVTVPAGHRGVVTRFGAVTGVILEEGLQAKLPFIESVIKMSVQTEKYEAGAAAASLDLQDVRTTIALNWRLRPEATAEIYRTLGLGYIDRIAAPAVQETVKQVTAKYNAEDLILRRDEVKSAIEQSLSTRLLQRGIITEAVSITEFQFSDTFVAAIEAKVAAEQAVREARNKLERVKVEAEQAEAQAMGEAAARIAKAEGEAEYIRIVTDAQVAANAAIAESLSPEVLQYIFLDRLGEDIKVIVIPSEQGLDLVIPEVTP
- a CDS encoding methyltransferase domain-containing protein, translated to MNKFTKQMQAWAGNFGQDYTDRNALSLQEVERLYKERLGITRTEMNSRFVGDLNRDITVLEVGSNIGNQLLLLQNIGFKNLYDIELQPYAVELSKNRTKGINIIQGSAFDIPFKDGYFDLVFTSGLLIHIAPYDIANVLDEIYRCTKKYIWCFEYYSDVYTQIDYRGHAELLWKTDFAKLFLNRFRNMTLVKEEHFKYLNNDNVDTMLLLRKIRE
- the pseC gene encoding UDP-4-amino-4,6-dideoxy-N-acetyl-beta-L-altrosamine transaminase, whose translation is MVRLAIDGGIPVRSELLPYGRQWIGDEDIDSVAGVLKSDWITQGPKVAEFEGRLAEYCGTKYAVAVSSGTAALHAACAVAGISAGDEVVTTPLTFAGTANAVVYCGGKPVFADIREDTLNVDPQEIIKRLLPKTKAILAVDFAGHPADLTEIKTIAQEKGLVMIEDACHALGAEYKEKKVGSIADMTIFSFHPVKHITTGEGGAILTNNREYYEKLKIFRHHGIVKNGFVNGNWYYEIYQPGYNFRITDFQCALGISQLKKLDRFVSRRREIAARYNDAFAGMEEVVTPVEKGDVRASYHIYPIQLGTEFLKAGRKEIFEALRAENIGVNVHYMPLHLHPFYQNTFGYKRGDYPKAERYYERAITLPLFPKMNDEDIADVIEAVGKVVHHYRK